Proteins found in one Salinimonas lutimaris genomic segment:
- the rluB gene encoding 23S rRNA pseudouridine(2605) synthase RluB — protein sequence MSEKLQKVLANQGLGSRREMERWIEQGRVSVDGAIATLGDRVTPEAQIRVDGHLLSRQNEQPICRVLMYNKPEGEVCSRADPDGRDTVFDRLPAIRVGRWIAVGRLDINTSGLLLFTNDGELANRLMHPRCEVEREYAVRVFGEVAPKTLNVLKKGVELDDGVAKFTTIRPRPNDDESLNHWYNVTLSEGRNREVRRLWESQDVQVSRLMRVRYGPVELQKRLPQGAWVELKLEDVNRLRKLVQLPDETQSLVDVRQGKLDHARLTRMRRSVKKHRSRKQAPAKGK from the coding sequence ATGAGTGAAAAATTGCAAAAAGTGTTGGCTAACCAGGGGTTAGGCTCACGTCGTGAAATGGAGCGCTGGATTGAGCAAGGCCGGGTATCGGTTGATGGCGCAATTGCCACTTTGGGCGATCGGGTTACCCCGGAAGCGCAAATCCGGGTTGACGGGCATTTACTGTCACGTCAGAACGAGCAGCCTATTTGCCGGGTACTGATGTACAACAAGCCGGAAGGTGAAGTCTGTAGCCGTGCCGATCCCGATGGCCGGGACACGGTATTTGATCGGTTGCCGGCTATTCGTGTCGGACGCTGGATAGCGGTAGGTCGTCTGGATATTAATACCAGCGGCTTGCTGTTATTTACTAACGACGGTGAGCTGGCTAATCGTCTGATGCACCCACGCTGTGAAGTCGAGCGAGAATATGCGGTACGGGTATTTGGCGAAGTAGCACCTAAAACCCTTAATGTTCTGAAAAAAGGGGTTGAGCTGGATGATGGTGTGGCCAAGTTTACCACTATCCGTCCACGCCCGAATGACGATGAGAGCTTGAACCACTGGTACAATGTGACATTGTCAGAAGGCCGCAACCGGGAAGTACGCCGGTTGTGGGAGTCTCAGGATGTGCAGGTCAGTCGTCTGATGCGAGTGCGTTACGGGCCGGTTGAGCTGCAAAAGCGTCTGCCGCAGGGCGCCTGGGTTGAACTGAAACTGGAGGATGTTAACCGCCTGCGTAAACTGGTTCAGCTGCCGGATGAAACCCAGAGCCTGGTGGATGTGCGCCAGGGCAAACTGGATCACGCCAGGTTAACCCGGATGCGTCGTTCGGTGAAAAAGCACCGTTCACGTAAGCAGGCTCCGGCCAAAGGAAAATAA
- the scpB gene encoding SMC-Scp complex subunit ScpB, with the protein MKKISREQLKQLVEATIFVADKPVSKSRLRESVLAGFAVTDKQLEEVLEELQLDYQPRGIQLTEVASGYRFVSQESLGPLLSVLWQESAPRYSRALLETLALIAYRQPITRGEIEQVRGVAVSSNIMKTLSERDWIKTVGHKEVPGKPALYATTRAFLDYFSLTSLSGLPSAEAFAELAAQHAGQESDEQEVPSDV; encoded by the coding sequence ATGAAGAAGATTAGCCGCGAACAGCTTAAGCAACTGGTTGAAGCCACAATATTTGTGGCCGATAAACCGGTCAGCAAAAGTCGCTTGCGGGAGTCGGTACTGGCCGGTTTTGCAGTCACCGACAAACAACTCGAAGAAGTGCTTGAAGAGTTACAACTGGACTACCAGCCACGGGGCATTCAGCTAACTGAAGTGGCCAGCGGCTATCGGTTTGTTTCTCAGGAAAGCCTGGGGCCGTTGCTTAGTGTGTTATGGCAGGAGTCTGCGCCGCGTTATTCGCGCGCACTGCTCGAAACACTGGCACTCATTGCTTACCGTCAGCCCATAACCCGCGGTGAGATAGAGCAGGTTCGGGGTGTTGCGGTGAGCAGCAATATAATGAAGACCCTGTCTGAACGGGACTGGATAAAAACCGTGGGTCACAAAGAAGTGCCTGGTAAACCGGCGTTATACGCCACCACCCGGGCATTTCTGGATTATTTTTCGTTAACGTCACTGTCCGGCTTACCCAGCGCCGAGGCTTTTGCCGAACTGGCTGCGCAGCATGCCGGGCAGGAGAGTGACGAGCAAGAGGTACCGTCTGATGTATAG